Proteins encoded together in one Calditrichota bacterium window:
- a CDS encoding zinc ribbon domain-containing protein, producing MPTYEYSCKNGHEFEEFQSMVAPPVEVCPICGAPAERKISGGSGLIFKGSGFYITDYAKKNSSGAASSSKSSGSSDASSSSTSTDKKS from the coding sequence ATGCCCACGTACGAGTACAGTTGTAAGAACGGACACGAATTCGAAGAGTTTCAGAGCATGGTTGCTCCGCCGGTTGAAGTTTGTCCGATTTGCGGCGCGCCAGCCGAGCGCAAGATTTCGGGAGGATCAGGCTTGATCTTCAAAGGCTCAGGATTCTATATCACGGATTATGCGAAAAAGAACTCGAGCGGAGCGGCGTCCTCTTCGAAATCATCCGGTTCTTCCGACGCCTCTTCCAGTTCGACATCAACGGACAAAAAATCGTGA
- a CDS encoding citrate (Si)-synthase, which produces MSLIHDKLSKTIPAYQDEIKSFAKTYGDKVIAEVTVGALLGGQRGIKSLLCDTSEVPADKGLIIRGIPLAELTDKLPEEIYWLLLTGELPSKNELADFQAELKKRAGVPAYVWAAMEALPKDSHPMAVFNLLILTLERESEFRRRYAEGMKKDEYWKLTLEDSLNLVAKLPELAAGVYRWRYDLGPRIEAKPGMDWAESYAYMMGVEDKDGGFARLMRLYMTLHTDHESGNVSAHTAHCVGSALSDPYYAVSAGLNGLAGPLHGLANQEVLRWLLDVLEKFKGNPSDEQLNNFAKETLDSGRVIPGYGHAVLRVVDPRFTAFMAFGQKECPDSPVFKLAEQVFNVVPELLKGIQKIKDPWPNVDSISGSLLHHYGVTQPRYYTVMFGVSRAMGMTSQLVMSRGWGEAIQRPKSIPFAALKKIVGA; this is translated from the coding sequence ATGTCACTGATTCACGACAAACTTTCGAAAACGATCCCCGCCTACCAGGACGAAATCAAGTCGTTTGCCAAAACGTACGGCGACAAGGTGATCGCCGAAGTAACGGTTGGCGCGTTGCTGGGCGGACAGCGCGGCATCAAATCGCTGCTCTGCGACACTTCAGAAGTTCCGGCCGACAAAGGACTAATTATTCGTGGAATTCCCCTCGCTGAGTTGACCGACAAGCTGCCGGAAGAGATCTACTGGTTGCTGTTGACCGGAGAACTGCCATCCAAGAATGAACTTGCGGACTTTCAGGCCGAACTGAAAAAACGCGCCGGTGTCCCGGCTTATGTCTGGGCCGCCATGGAGGCACTTCCGAAGGACAGCCATCCGATGGCCGTTTTCAATCTGCTCATCCTCACTCTTGAGCGTGAGTCCGAATTCCGCCGCCGCTATGCCGAAGGTATGAAGAAAGATGAATACTGGAAGTTAACGCTGGAAGACAGCCTGAATCTCGTCGCCAAGCTGCCAGAGCTTGCGGCGGGTGTTTACCGTTGGCGCTACGATCTCGGTCCGCGTATTGAAGCCAAACCCGGCATGGATTGGGCAGAATCCTATGCGTACATGATGGGCGTTGAAGACAAGGATGGCGGTTTCGCCCGTCTCATGCGTCTGTACATGACTTTGCACACCGACCATGAAAGCGGAAACGTGTCGGCACATACGGCTCACTGTGTGGGTTCCGCGCTGTCCGATCCGTACTATGCGGTGTCCGCAGGTCTGAACGGCCTTGCCGGTCCGTTGCACGGTCTTGCTAATCAGGAAGTGCTTCGCTGGTTGCTTGACGTGCTGGAGAAATTCAAAGGCAACCCGTCAGACGAGCAACTGAACAACTTCGCTAAGGAAACTCTCGACAGCGGACGCGTCATTCCGGGTTACGGACATGCCGTCTTGCGTGTCGTCGATCCGCGCTTTACGGCGTTCATGGCATTCGGTCAAAAGGAATGTCCTGATTCTCCGGTGTTCAAACTTGCCGAACAAGTCTTCAATGTCGTCCCGGAATTGCTTAAGGGAATTCAGAAGATCAAGGATCCGTGGCCAAACGTCGATTCAATCTCCGGAAGTTTGCTGCACCACTACGGCGTCACCCAACCGCGTTACTACACCGTCATGTTCGGAGTCTCGCGCGCCATGGGTATGACTTCGCAACTCGTAATGAGCCGTGGATGGGGCGAGGCAATTCAACGGCCAAAATCGATTCCGTTCGCCGCACTTAAAAAGATCGTCGGCGCATAA
- a CDS encoding glucose-1-phosphate adenylyltransferase yields MDRVASVILGGGRGTRLHPLTKPRSKPAVPFGGMYRLIDIPVSNCLHSDLSKIFVVTQFNSASLNRHVSMTYAFDAFRDGFVTVLAAEQTIDTNDWLQGTADAVRKNLRHIRPSNPSDILILSGDHIYWMDYRGMIALHRRSRADITIATYPVRLEDAKRFGIMQVNDEGRIVEFKEKPEKPDDIKGWELSGSMFHSENFDTDEPVVMASMGVYIIKWEAIVGLLAPDTGSDFGKDVIPSAIRTHRVFAYPFSGYWEDIGTIKSYYDASLALTDPQPAFSLHDPSFRLFTRPRFLPGASMREVYMKRALVCAGSRIEHGAIEHSILGTRTICKSGIKIIDSVVCGADFFETSEVLQYNREVGRPDVGIGGDTIIRNAIVDKNARIGYGVRVDPPRDVKDHDGNGYAVRDGVVIIEKDAVIPDGTIIPAP; encoded by the coding sequence ATGGATAGAGTAGCATCCGTAATTCTGGGCGGCGGACGAGGCACCCGACTGCACCCGCTCACTAAGCCGCGTTCGAAACCGGCGGTTCCGTTCGGCGGCATGTATCGCCTAATTGACATTCCCGTATCGAACTGCTTACATTCAGACCTAAGTAAGATCTTTGTCGTTACGCAGTTCAACTCGGCGTCGCTTAACCGTCACGTCTCTATGACCTACGCGTTTGACGCGTTTCGTGACGGTTTTGTGACCGTATTGGCCGCCGAGCAAACTATCGATACCAACGACTGGCTACAGGGAACAGCCGATGCCGTTCGCAAGAACCTGCGGCATATCCGTCCTTCGAACCCGAGCGATATCTTGATCTTGTCCGGCGATCATATCTATTGGATGGATTACCGCGGTATGATCGCTCTCCACCGGCGTTCCCGCGCCGATATAACGATTGCGACGTACCCCGTTAGACTCGAAGATGCAAAACGTTTCGGCATCATGCAGGTCAACGACGAAGGACGTATCGTCGAGTTCAAGGAAAAGCCCGAAAAGCCCGACGACATCAAAGGCTGGGAACTTTCCGGCAGTATGTTCCATTCCGAGAACTTCGACACTGACGAACCCGTCGTGATGGCGTCCATGGGCGTCTACATCATCAAATGGGAAGCAATTGTCGGACTGCTTGCGCCGGACACTGGCTCGGACTTCGGCAAGGACGTGATTCCGTCTGCTATTCGCACACATCGCGTATTCGCATATCCATTCAGCGGATACTGGGAAGACATCGGAACGATCAAATCGTATTACGACGCGAGCTTGGCCCTGACCGACCCGCAACCTGCGTTCAGCTTGCATGATCCAAGTTTCAGACTGTTTACACGCCCGCGTTTTCTGCCCGGCGCAAGTATGCGCGAAGTCTACATGAAGCGCGCCCTGGTTTGCGCAGGATCGCGGATTGAACACGGTGCGATCGAGCATTCGATACTCGGAACCAGAACAATCTGCAAATCCGGCATCAAGATCATCGACTCCGTGGTTTGCGGCGCGGATTTCTTTGAAACCAGCGAAGTGCTTCAGTATAATCGCGAAGTTGGCCGGCCCGACGTGGGAATCGGCGGCGATACGATTATTCGCAATGCAATTGTCGACAAAAATGCCCGTATCGGATACGGAGTGCGCGTCGATCCGCCGCGGGACGTCAAGGACCACGACGGCAACGGGTACGCAGTTCGTGACGGAGTTGTCATTATCGAGAAAGACGCCGTCATTCCCGACGGCACGATTATACCGGCGCCCTGA
- a CDS encoding thioredoxin fold domain-containing protein yields the protein MVNVTDANFEETILRANRLAVLDFGAEWCAPCKKVHAILKEMASDWEDKAVIGEIDIAANPEVPRKYGVLNIPQVLFFKNGQLVETVTGVLPKAKMEEKFRNHAQ from the coding sequence TTGGTCAATGTAACAGATGCGAATTTTGAAGAGACTATCTTGCGAGCTAACCGCCTCGCTGTTTTGGATTTTGGCGCGGAATGGTGCGCACCTTGCAAAAAAGTGCACGCAATTCTAAAAGAGATGGCTTCCGATTGGGAAGACAAGGCCGTAATCGGCGAAATTGACATTGCCGCCAATCCCGAAGTTCCGCGGAAGTACGGAGTGTTGAATATTCCTCAAGTGTTGTTCTTCAAGAACGGTCAACTGGTTGAGACGGTAACTGGAGTCCTGCCTAAGGCGAAGATGGAAGAGAAATTCCGCAATCACGCGCAATAG
- a CDS encoding FAD-binding oxidoreductase, whose translation MILFDRYSKLKKQAPGAAVYSGQKELLPLLSGSLRKTDLPELIVEPSNVEELQTLLRFAAEKDMRIAVASGHSPVSVSELESAMLILTHRLSGPSQLSSDGMGLWVHSGTPLETVAVELAQRGLVWLPLHPIEPGETMGTLFARAVEGVRSHRGGGVLSNLRRVEWVGYSGERYATGPSVTGDNLDVSSLLFGSGARYGVSTKFELALEKLPETRTLLVCECASVDELSQMQQNWRYGVPLPDALPFWTAVATDALRQGNDDLVSDSAVALLACEWQGSIGLESSDGVSFKRVEGNTQVSQMWQNLFRLPRTLARLHPDRSEGRFKLPAESLIDFNERVEELARDRSLSVAVWGTLDSGNVNVWVLHPDSEARTARRAAELLERISEDSLNLAGCPIENAGGMCDLSLYRDSITQGWELTMLNKCDPSSRYKPLRPSPTA comes from the coding sequence GTGATTTTGTTTGACCGCTACAGCAAGCTGAAAAAGCAAGCTCCGGGTGCCGCGGTTTATTCGGGGCAGAAAGAGCTGTTGCCGTTGTTGAGCGGATCTTTGCGGAAGACCGATTTGCCGGAGTTGATCGTTGAGCCTTCGAACGTCGAAGAACTGCAAACGTTGCTTCGGTTCGCGGCTGAAAAGGATATGCGTATTGCGGTGGCTTCGGGGCATTCTCCCGTTTCCGTTTCAGAGCTTGAGAGCGCGATGTTGATATTGACGCATCGCTTGTCCGGGCCATCGCAGTTGTCGTCTGATGGAATGGGTTTGTGGGTACACTCGGGAACGCCGCTGGAAACAGTCGCCGTGGAGCTTGCACAGCGCGGGCTCGTATGGCTTCCGCTGCATCCTATTGAGCCGGGCGAGACGATGGGAACGTTGTTCGCACGCGCCGTCGAAGGCGTTCGTTCGCATCGCGGCGGCGGCGTGCTTTCCAATCTGCGCCGGGTAGAATGGGTTGGTTACAGCGGTGAACGCTACGCCACAGGACCGAGTGTGACTGGTGACAATTTGGACGTTTCATCACTGCTATTCGGAAGCGGAGCTCGCTATGGAGTGTCCACGAAGTTCGAGCTTGCTCTGGAAAAGTTGCCTGAAACGCGAACATTGCTCGTTTGTGAATGCGCTTCCGTGGATGAATTGAGTCAGATGCAGCAGAACTGGCGCTATGGCGTGCCGTTGCCGGATGCGCTGCCGTTTTGGACTGCAGTCGCGACCGACGCGTTGCGGCAAGGAAATGATGACTTGGTGTCAGACTCTGCGGTTGCATTGCTCGCCTGCGAATGGCAAGGAAGCATCGGACTCGAATCGTCCGACGGAGTATCCTTCAAAAGAGTCGAAGGCAATACTCAAGTGAGTCAGATGTGGCAAAACTTGTTTAGACTGCCGCGTACTCTTGCCCGTTTGCATCCTGATCGAAGCGAAGGTCGTTTTAAGTTGCCCGCCGAATCCCTAATCGATTTTAACGAAAGGGTGGAAGAGCTCGCCCGCGACCGCAGTCTCAGCGTTGCCGTGTGGGGAACTTTGGACTCGGGAAACGTTAATGTTTGGGTGCTGCATCCGGATTCGGAAGCTCGTACGGCTCGGCGCGCGGCGGAATTACTGGAAAGAATTTCGGAAGATTCGCTTAATTTGGCCGGATGCCCTATCGAGAACGCCGGAGGGATGTGTGACCTTTCACTTTACCGGGATTCGATCACGCAAGGCTGGGAGCTAACGATGTTGAACAAGTGCGACCCCTCTTCGCGTTACAAACCGCTTCGACCAAGCCCAACGGCATAG
- the rmuC gene encoding DNA recombination protein RmuC, giving the protein MTTPALFILVAVIVAAALLLAFQLARLSRSTEAERERSAALETRLNMLQELVDRARQESQKTVSDELRETRRDLSEEQKIARQEVKSSLETFRNSMETLRASLSDDQSKARTESRDTLVQSVKSLTEQFAKLQTSNEQKLAEIQKRVDEKLSETITRNDTLFKGVTDRLTELHATNEKIQQFSQELDELQNILKAPKLRGELGEIEMERMLRDCLHPEQFAVQHALPGGRVDAVIFNPQGKLPIDSKFPLEAYNRMKSAESEAEADSARKEFVRHVKKHVEDIATKYISPPETLLFAVMYVPAEGVYYELLTNPELMEYARRRGVFPTSPTSFWALLQVTLIGFKGMKISEDARRISGLLSALGDDLTKFRSSFEKAKNQVRLAGNNMDDAARELDKVERKVEGIQHENKADELSSGMAGELSSQTDGTLWEP; this is encoded by the coding sequence ATGACAACTCCAGCCCTTTTCATACTCGTTGCCGTGATCGTTGCTGCGGCCCTTCTGTTGGCTTTCCAACTTGCGAGACTAAGTCGCAGTACGGAGGCCGAACGGGAGCGCTCGGCTGCGCTTGAGACGCGCTTGAATATGCTTCAAGAGCTTGTAGATAGGGCACGGCAGGAAAGCCAGAAGACTGTTTCCGACGAACTTCGCGAAACAAGGCGGGATTTATCCGAAGAGCAGAAGATTGCCCGCCAAGAGGTAAAGAGCAGTCTCGAGACTTTTCGAAACAGCATGGAAACTCTGCGAGCCAGCCTCTCGGACGATCAGTCGAAGGCACGCACGGAGTCCCGCGATACGCTTGTGCAAAGCGTAAAGAGTCTGACAGAGCAGTTTGCGAAACTTCAGACCTCTAACGAGCAGAAACTGGCTGAAATTCAAAAGCGGGTCGACGAAAAACTCTCCGAAACGATTACCCGCAACGATACGCTCTTCAAAGGTGTGACGGACCGGCTGACAGAACTACATGCGACAAATGAGAAAATTCAACAATTTTCTCAGGAACTTGACGAGCTACAAAATATTTTGAAAGCTCCCAAATTACGCGGCGAGCTTGGCGAAATCGAGATGGAGCGGATGCTGCGTGATTGTCTGCATCCCGAGCAATTTGCTGTTCAACATGCCTTGCCCGGCGGCAGGGTGGACGCGGTGATTTTTAATCCGCAGGGAAAGCTGCCGATTGACAGCAAGTTTCCGTTGGAAGCCTACAATCGCATGAAGTCCGCCGAGTCAGAAGCCGAAGCGGACTCCGCGCGCAAAGAGTTTGTCCGCCATGTCAAAAAGCATGTTGAAGATATTGCCACGAAGTACATTTCACCTCCGGAGACTTTGCTCTTCGCCGTGATGTATGTCCCCGCCGAAGGGGTATACTACGAGTTACTCACCAATCCGGAGTTAATGGAATATGCCCGGCGCCGTGGAGTGTTTCCGACGTCTCCAACGTCGTTCTGGGCGCTTTTGCAAGTCACTCTGATTGGTTTCAAGGGGATGAAGATATCTGAAGACGCGCGCCGGATTTCGGGACTGTTGAGCGCGTTGGGCGATGATCTGACAAAATTCAGGTCCAGCTTCGAAAAAGCGAAGAATCAGGTGCGGCTGGCCGGAAACAACATGGATGATGCCGCGCGGGAATTAGACAAGGTGGAACGCAAGGTCGAAGGTATTCAGCACGAAAACAAGGCTGATGAACTTTCCTCAGGTATGGCAGGAGAACTGAGTTCACAAACCGATGGAACGTTGTGGGAACCGTAG
- a CDS encoding thioredoxin family protein, with amino-acid sequence MSRIVPFFLVLGLLAGTAFALDDGGGDVTSPGVPVRAYWNTNAIPAGGTSELGVLFSVPRKHHITDVEFGLFYVEIADTLGLSFGEPVFPTGEPLKDEVCYRGEVLVRIPVTASEDAAVGMHDIRFSAGYQICQETDPETCFLPENASVNAKTEIVPAGTQVVAANEKIFYGGGEKEVAVEEPQGIEARLMAALAKGSWTAFLVAFLGGILASFTPCVYPVIPITIGYIGGASTGKPLRGLWLSFIFAIGIAIVYSSLGLFAAATGTLFGSISGSPIVNIIIAIVFALMGVSMLGAFDIALPSALQTSLVGGSTKKGLFGPLLLGMASGLVMAPCVGPVIVALLAWVAQTGDLFYGWALLFAFSLGLGLLFLVIGTFAGAIQALPRAGSWMETVKKGFGWILLAGALYMLRLTLPEPIYYAAWSILLIMFSVFSGAFDTITEDATSKQRIGKALLLFIFLLGGIFLFKSFYPNAIGSATASVAHSELEWMVNKEEQAIEQSSSSGKPVLIDVYADWCVACVELDEKTWIQPNVQKRVDDFVRLKLDFTKETPWVSEMKKKYKITGMPTVILQKGEREIARFTGFKPADEFISLLDQHNL; translated from the coding sequence ATGTCTCGGATTGTACCTTTCTTTTTAGTCCTGGGATTACTTGCCGGTACGGCATTCGCGCTCGATGACGGAGGCGGAGATGTAACGTCGCCCGGCGTGCCGGTTCGCGCGTATTGGAACACGAACGCAATACCTGCCGGCGGCACGTCGGAGCTGGGGGTGCTCTTCAGTGTGCCTCGCAAACATCACATCACGGACGTCGAGTTCGGTCTGTTCTATGTTGAGATAGCGGACACCTTAGGCTTAAGTTTTGGTGAACCGGTCTTCCCCACGGGCGAACCACTGAAGGATGAGGTTTGCTATCGCGGTGAAGTCTTAGTTCGTATTCCGGTCACGGCCTCAGAGGATGCCGCCGTCGGAATGCACGACATCAGATTCAGCGCGGGCTATCAGATTTGTCAGGAAACCGATCCTGAAACATGTTTTCTCCCCGAAAACGCGTCGGTAAATGCGAAGACCGAAATCGTGCCTGCCGGAACGCAGGTTGTCGCAGCGAATGAGAAGATCTTTTACGGCGGCGGTGAGAAAGAAGTCGCCGTGGAGGAACCGCAGGGAATCGAAGCGAGGCTGATGGCTGCGCTTGCCAAAGGATCGTGGACGGCATTCTTGGTCGCCTTTCTCGGCGGAATTTTGGCGAGCTTTACTCCGTGTGTCTACCCCGTTATTCCGATCACGATCGGTTATATCGGCGGAGCCAGCACGGGTAAGCCACTGCGTGGATTGTGGCTCTCGTTCATTTTCGCCATTGGTATTGCTATCGTATACAGTTCGTTGGGCCTGTTCGCCGCCGCGACGGGCACTCTTTTTGGTTCCATATCGGGTTCACCGATAGTAAATATCATCATTGCGATTGTCTTTGCTTTGATGGGTGTCAGCATGCTCGGTGCGTTCGACATTGCGCTGCCGTCCGCGCTGCAAACAAGCTTGGTAGGTGGCTCAACCAAGAAAGGTCTGTTCGGTCCATTATTGCTGGGAATGGCATCGGGATTGGTCATGGCGCCCTGTGTCGGCCCGGTTATTGTTGCTCTGCTTGCTTGGGTTGCGCAAACAGGAGATCTCTTCTACGGTTGGGCTTTGTTGTTCGCATTCTCGCTTGGATTGGGCTTGCTGTTCCTCGTGATCGGAACTTTTGCTGGTGCGATCCAGGCGTTGCCTCGCGCGGGCTCATGGATGGAAACCGTCAAGAAGGGCTTTGGCTGGATCTTGTTGGCGGGGGCATTGTATATGCTCAGACTTACGCTGCCGGAGCCGATATATTACGCTGCTTGGTCGATTCTTCTGATCATGTTCTCAGTGTTTTCTGGCGCGTTTGACACGATTACCGAAGACGCGACGTCCAAGCAGCGTATCGGAAAAGCACTGCTGCTGTTTATCTTCCTGCTGGGCGGCATCTTTCTGTTCAAGTCATTTTATCCGAATGCGATTGGTTCCGCGACGGCTTCCGTTGCTCACTCCGAGTTGGAGTGGATGGTGAACAAGGAAGAACAGGCTATCGAGCAGTCGTCTTCATCAGGCAAACCGGTTTTGATCGACGTCTACGCCGACTGGTGTGTGGCCTGTGTCGAACTGGACGAGAAGACGTGGATTCAGCCCAATGTCCAGAAACGTGTCGATGACTTCGTGCGGCTTAAATTGGATTTTACGAAGGAAACTCCGTGGGTTTCCGAAATGAAGAAGAAATATAAGATCACCGGAATGCCGACGGTGATCCTGCAAAAGGGTGAACGCGAGATTGCGCGGTTTACGGGGTTCAAACCGGCGGACGAATTTATATCACTCCTTGATCAGCACAACCTCTAA
- a CDS encoding M48 family metallopeptidase: MGTVGRTRPVPDPNQFELFSVAAQSPPPVDAESKGKAKRGPRHQPQGFVYDLQHHFDVINEVMFKSELSKPVIRWSRNRWQYTLGLCDIEKRVITMNTALDDARIPEMVVAGVMHHEMLHLYFGITEGPNGGRRFHTPEFRAAEKLFPAYVAVEEWLRDNWPLRGRPARKPRSNSGGFLSYLSMMHGTPTER; the protein is encoded by the coding sequence GTGGGAACCGTAGGCAGAACCAGACCCGTCCCCGATCCGAATCAATTCGAACTCTTCAGCGTTGCCGCACAGAGTCCGCCGCCCGTGGATGCGGAGTCGAAGGGCAAAGCCAAACGCGGACCGCGCCATCAACCGCAAGGCTTCGTGTATGACCTGCAGCATCATTTCGACGTAATCAACGAAGTGATGTTCAAGTCCGAACTTTCAAAGCCTGTGATTCGCTGGAGCCGCAACCGCTGGCAGTACACGTTGGGGCTTTGCGACATAGAAAAGCGCGTCATCACAATGAACACGGCATTGGATGACGCGCGAATTCCGGAAATGGTCGTGGCGGGAGTGATGCACCACGAAATGCTGCATCTCTACTTCGGGATCACCGAGGGACCGAACGGCGGGCGGCGGTTCCACACTCCTGAGTTTCGCGCAGCCGAGAAGCTGTTCCCGGCTTATGTGGCGGTCGAAGAGTGGTTGCGCGACAATTGGCCCCTTAGGGGCCGGCCCGCCCGAAAGCCGCGCTCGAATTCCGGCGGCTTCTTATCGTACCTCTCGATGATGCACGGCACGCCGACCGAACGCTGA
- a CDS encoding thymidine phosphorylase has product MQVSELIARKQDGRELSDSEIDYLMLEFARGTLPDYQMAAMLMAIYFRGVDEREGRRFLDAMIRSGERLSFDSIPRRKVDKHSTGGIGDKTSLIIAPIVAEAGLAVPMISGRALGHTGGTLDKLESIRGMRVTLSHDEFETVLRSQGCAFGAQTETLVPADRKLYALRDVTSTVAIPPLIAASILSKKIAEGTEGLSMDVKIGPGGFLKSEAEARELGARLVDWSRDYGVKTVVHGTDMYEPLGKTAGNAVEVAECLSVLKTGEGDARLIELCELLGGTMLMLGDVCRDLESGKSEFRKLLLSGRGYDRFRRITEAQGADPKVWSEFMSGVPARNLHIVTATDDGTIQEIHPREIGLGLVDLGAGRKTSADPVDHSAGIEFLKRRGDPVSKGEPVANVQWSGSGADSQSAVERITKAFQIGSAPAPARPLVYFKIE; this is encoded by the coding sequence GTGCAGGTTTCCGAACTTATTGCGCGAAAGCAGGACGGTCGCGAACTGTCTGACTCCGAGATTGACTACCTGATGCTCGAGTTCGCGCGCGGTACTTTGCCGGATTACCAGATGGCTGCCATGCTGATGGCAATCTACTTTCGCGGCGTCGACGAACGCGAAGGCCGGAGGTTTCTCGATGCGATGATTCGTTCCGGTGAACGACTGTCTTTTGATTCGATTCCCAGACGCAAAGTCGACAAACACTCGACAGGCGGGATCGGTGACAAGACGTCCCTGATCATCGCTCCGATTGTCGCCGAGGCAGGATTGGCCGTGCCTATGATTTCGGGACGTGCTCTCGGCCATACCGGCGGTACACTTGATAAGCTCGAAAGTATTCGCGGTATGAGAGTAACGCTTTCGCACGACGAGTTCGAAACCGTCTTACGATCGCAAGGTTGTGCTTTTGGCGCACAAACGGAAACTCTCGTTCCAGCAGACCGCAAGTTGTACGCGCTGCGAGACGTAACGTCGACTGTAGCCATACCTCCGCTGATTGCCGCAAGTATTCTCTCAAAGAAGATTGCAGAAGGCACGGAAGGCCTTTCGATGGACGTCAAGATCGGTCCCGGCGGATTCTTGAAGTCGGAAGCAGAGGCTCGAGAATTAGGCGCGAGGCTTGTGGATTGGTCGCGAGACTACGGCGTCAAAACCGTCGTACACGGAACGGACATGTACGAGCCGCTTGGCAAAACTGCCGGCAATGCCGTTGAAGTCGCGGAATGTTTGTCCGTCTTGAAAACCGGCGAAGGAGACGCGCGACTGATTGAACTGTGCGAACTTCTCGGCGGGACCATGTTGATGCTCGGGGACGTTTGCAGAGACCTCGAAAGCGGCAAAAGTGAGTTCCGAAAGTTGCTTTTGAGCGGACGCGGTTACGACCGCTTTAGAAGAATCACGGAAGCACAAGGCGCGGACCCCAAAGTTTGGTCGGAATTCATGAGCGGCGTCCCGGCAAGAAATTTGCACATTGTTACTGCGACCGACGACGGCACAATTCAGGAAATTCACCCGCGCGAAATCGGATTGGGACTCGTCGATCTCGGAGCGGGCCGCAAGACGTCTGCTGATCCAGTTGACCACTCGGCGGGTATCGAATTCTTGAAACGCCGGGGCGATCCTGTCTCCAAGGGCGAACCCGTCGCGAATGTACAATGGTCAGGCAGCGGCGCGGATTCGCAGTCCGCAGTTGAGCGTATTACTAAGGCTTTTCAGATCGGTTCCGCGCCTGCTCCGGCGCGACCGCTTGTCTATTTCAAAATCGAGTAA
- a CDS encoding OsmC family protein, with translation MKVLLRHTGQMAFLAKADSNHWVPVDSGPKSGGENGASAPIEMLVMACGGCVSMDVVFILGKSRKEFSRFEIEVEATRAELHPRRVTGLHFHIKADGQNLTTNDVEKAVNLSLTKYCGVSLSLDRSVKFKASCTVNGIPSQEWNIERNPEMYA, from the coding sequence TTGAAAGTGCTGCTCAGGCACACAGGCCAAATGGCCTTCCTCGCGAAAGCTGATTCAAATCATTGGGTTCCCGTCGACTCCGGTCCCAAGTCCGGGGGAGAAAATGGAGCCAGCGCCCCCATAGAAATGCTTGTAATGGCCTGCGGCGGCTGTGTCAGTATGGACGTAGTCTTCATTCTGGGCAAAAGCCGCAAGGAGTTTTCTCGCTTTGAGATAGAAGTCGAAGCAACTCGTGCGGAATTGCATCCCCGCCGTGTTACAGGTCTCCATTTTCACATCAAAGCAGACGGTCAGAATCTGACAACTAACGATGTGGAAAAAGCTGTCAATCTCTCCCTGACCAAATACTGCGGAGTCTCGCTTTCACTTGATCGGTCAGTAAAATTCAAGGCTTCCTGCACCGTCAATGGAATTCCCAGCCAAGAGTGGAACATTGAGAGGAATCCCGAAATGTATGCCTGA